The following are encoded together in the Pithys albifrons albifrons isolate INPA30051 chromosome 5, PitAlb_v1, whole genome shotgun sequence genome:
- the LOC139672644 gene encoding uncharacterized protein, giving the protein MLRARGLCADTLPQEAAGRKAGGSARGGDAAPPPLPSRSHPCGADSAGSAPAELRAGSGFRFLRISAGFCIFRAGKMEKAASLRCFPWEPLRQHLLFAPHLHRNIFWGGSCFDLGINRPRENLPAPSSRIIQAGFLSPVGIHMDPTSGCVAAARGVRGLLRGKLSPLSAQEERAGIVPRRREPGSWPGRGSQDCAQEEGAGIVPRRREPGSCPGRGSRDCAQEEGAGIVPRRREPGSCPGRGSRDCAQEEGAGIVPRRREPGSCPGGESRDCAQEEGAGIVPRKKEPGLCPGAGSRDCAFPLDCWPGGAAGAAERHFLF; this is encoded by the exons ATGCTGCGCGCCCGCGGGCTTTGCGCGGACACGCTCCCGCAAGAGGCTGCGGGAAGGAAGGCTGGGg GGTCGGCGCGGGGAGGAGATGCGGCCCCTCCGCCCCTGCCTTCCCGCAGCCACCCGTGCGGAGCGGACTCTGCGGGATCCGCGCCCGCGGAGCTCCGCGCGGGGTCGGGATTTCGTTTCCTGCGGATCTCAGCCGGTTTCTGCATCTTCCGCGCggggaaaatggaaaaggcGGCCTCGCTCCGCTGCTTCCCATGGGAGCCCCTCCGGCAGCATCTCCTCTTCGCGCCCCATCTCCACAGGAACATTTTTTGGGGAGGGAGCTGCTTTGATTTGGGGATAAATCGCCCTCGTGAAAATTT gcctgctcccagctccaggaTAATTCAAGCGGGATTTTTATCCCCTGTGGGAATACACATGGACCCCACGAGCGGGTGTGTTGCTGCGGCTCGAGGTGTGCGTGGTTTATTAAGAGGAAAACTTTCTCCCCTGAGTGCCCAGGAGGAAAGAGCCGGGATTGTTCCCAGAAGGAGAGAGCCGGGATCGTGGCCAGGAAGAGGGAGCCAGGATTGTGCCCAGGAAGAGGGAGCCGGGATTGTGCCCAGGAGGAGAGAGCCGGGATCGTGCCCAGGAAGAGGGAGCCGGGATTGTGCCCAGGAAGAGGGAGCCGGGATTGTGCCCAGGAGGAGAGAGCCGGGATCGTGCCCAGGAAGAGGGAGCCGGGATTGTGCCCAGGAAGAGGGAGCCGGGATTGTGCCCAGGAGAAGGGAGCCGGGATCGTGCCCAGGAGGAGAGAGCCGGGATTGTGCCCAGGAAGAGGGAGCCGGGATTGTTCCCAGGAAGAAGGAGCCGGGATTgtgcccaggagcagggagccGGGATTGTGCCTTCCCGCTGGATTGTTGGCCGGGAGGAGCTGCGGGTGCAgcagaaagacattttcttttttaa
- the EMX1 gene encoding homeobox protein EMX1, whose product MFQPSAKRCFTIESLVGKDTPLGPEDPPRPTALAYPGPAAAADAAAFAPGFQGAAGRALYGSAELVFPEAVGHPALPVGPPQLGGSALPHPHPFFGPQHRDPLNFYPWVLRNRFFGHRFQGSEVSQESLLLHGPFARKPKRIRTAFSPSQLLRLERAFEKNHYVVGAERKQLASSLSLSETQVKVWFQNRRTKYKRQKLEEEGPDSDQKKKGSHHINRWRLATKQSSGEDIDVTSND is encoded by the exons ATGTTCCAGCCGTCTGCGAAGCGCTGCTTCACCATCGAGTCCCTGGTGGGCAAGGACACCCCCCTGGGCCCCGAGGACCCCCCGCGCCCCACCGCCCTCGCCTaccccggccccgccgcagcCGCCGACGCCGCCGCATTCGCCCCCGGCTTCCAGGGAGCCGCCGGCCGGGCCCTCTACGGCAGCGCCGAGCTCGTCTTCCCCGAGGCCGTGGGGCACCCGGCGCTGCCCGTCGGGCCCCCCCAGTTGGGGGGCTCGGCTCTGCCGCACCCGCACCCTTTCTTCGGGCCGCAGCACCGCGACCCGCTCAACTTCTACCCCTGGGTGCTTCGGAACCGCTTCTTCGGGCATCGCTTCCAAG ggaGTGAGGTGTCCCAGGAGAGTCTTCTCCTCCACGGCCCCTTCGCCCGCAAGCCCAAGCGCATCCGCACGGCCTTTTCCCCGTCGCAGCTGCTGCGGCTGGAACGGGCCTTCGAGAAGAACCACTACGTGGTGGGCGCCGAGAGGAAGCAGTTGGccagcagcctcagcctctCCGAGACCCAG GTGAAAGTTTGGTTCCAGAACAGGCGGACGAAATACAAACGGCAGAAGCTGGAAGAGGAGGGCCCCGACTCGGACCAGAAGAAGAAAGGCTCCCACCACATCAACCGATGGCGCCTCGCCACCAAGCAGTCGAGCGGAGAAGACATCGACGTCACCTCCAACGACtaa